In one Candidatus Leptovillus gracilis genomic region, the following are encoded:
- a CDS encoding M23 family metallopeptidase, with protein sequence MNYKRSIWVLGLLLFWALPKGVGAQAAAAAPTHTILPGDTWTALSYRYGRDVQATNRHMNRQRQPAIGTAVALPPDSAGQMGVLLRSDDGGLLATAVRHNTDPWAIALQNDLPSPYRPLMYQPIFLPGGEAPPRDLPEGFAGLELSQPVGEPGVALGWRTEVSETAVVSATLNSAPFVVVGNGRYRVGLIGTGAFYGRGEPNLNIQVDDGPLWSQPWRFEDRGDWVFQELTYTGTAAAITQDDIDAERARLREIWSQVTPQPYWTAPFTLPIANYLSVTSTYGDRRSVNGGPYNRYHEGVDFSAYGGTPVLAPAAGRVVVAEVLAVRGGAVILDHGLGIYSGYYHLSDIMVEPGQMVQAGEVVGAVGTTGLSTGNHLHWDMLVGITWVDGQAWLAQDMACWIRAALGAACE encoded by the coding sequence ATGAATTACAAAAGGTCCATCTGGGTCTTGGGTTTACTGCTGTTTTGGGCGCTGCCGAAAGGAGTTGGGGCACAGGCGGCGGCCGCTGCCCCCACCCACACCATTCTCCCCGGCGATACCTGGACGGCGCTGAGCTACCGTTACGGCCGTGACGTGCAGGCCACCAATCGCCACATGAACCGGCAGCGCCAACCGGCCATCGGCACGGCCGTTGCCCTGCCCCCAGACAGCGCCGGGCAGATGGGTGTTTTGCTGCGTTCCGACGATGGCGGCTTGCTGGCGACGGCCGTGCGCCACAACACTGACCCCTGGGCCATCGCCTTGCAAAACGACTTGCCCTCTCCCTATCGTCCACTGATGTACCAGCCTATCTTCTTGCCCGGCGGGGAAGCGCCGCCCAGAGATTTGCCAGAGGGATTTGCCGGACTGGAACTGTCGCAGCCGGTAGGGGAGCCAGGGGTAGCGTTGGGCTGGCGGACGGAGGTGTCCGAAACGGCCGTTGTCTCAGCCACGCTGAACAGTGCGCCATTTGTGGTGGTGGGGAACGGCCGTTACCGGGTTGGTCTCATCGGCACAGGCGCATTTTACGGCCGTGGCGAACCCAATCTCAACATTCAGGTAGACGATGGGCCGCTGTGGTCCCAGCCCTGGCGTTTTGAAGACCGCGGCGATTGGGTTTTCCAGGAACTTACCTACACCGGCACGGCCGCCGCCATCACCCAAGATGACATAGACGCCGAACGCGCCCGGCTGCGCGAAATCTGGTCCCAGGTGACGCCGCAGCCGTATTGGACCGCTCCCTTTACGCTGCCCATCGCCAACTACCTCAGCGTTACGTCCACTTATGGCGACCGGCGCTCGGTAAACGGCGGACCGTATAACCGCTACCACGAAGGAGTGGACTTTAGCGCCTACGGCGGCACACCCGTGCTGGCGCCGGCCGCCGGTCGGGTGGTGGTGGCGGAAGTATTGGCCGTGCGCGGCGGGGCGGTCATCCTGGATCATGGCCTGGGCATTTATTCTGGCTACTACCACCTCAGCGACATCATGGTGGAGCCGGGCCAGATGGTGCAGGCGGGGGAAGTTGTGGGCGCGGTGGGCACAACGGGACTCTCCACCGGCAATCATCTGCATTGGGATATGTTGGTCGGCATTACCTGGGTGGATGGGCAGGCGTGGTTGGCCCAAGATATGGCCTGTTGGATTCGCGCCGCTTTGGGTGCGGCCTGCGAGTAA
- a CDS encoding alpha/beta fold hydrolase: MSELTDDFGMAYIDSCDQITLLCIHGYPLSSAMWEPQVEDLTGIARVIAPDLRGHGRSEAAPGPYSVGMLAEDCAGLLDYLGIENPVVVCGLSMGGYVAFEFFRRYPERVAGLILVSTKATADTPEGKAGRDAAVEKATKEGVTAVAAAMLPKLLAPQTYTEDDEVVEFVQEMMEGTSLEGMIGALQAMKERPDSTPTLAQIDVPTLIIHGADDQLIPVAEAEAMAAAIDGAQLVVIPDAGHLPNLEQIDAFSDAVIDFIDSLMDDDADDDDHGHDHS; the protein is encoded by the coding sequence ATGAGCGAACTAACCGATGATTTTGGCATGGCCTACATTGATAGCTGCGACCAGATTACCCTGTTGTGCATCCATGGCTACCCGCTCAGCAGCGCCATGTGGGAGCCGCAGGTGGAAGACCTGACGGGCATTGCGCGGGTCATTGCCCCAGATTTGCGCGGACACGGCCGTTCCGAAGCCGCGCCTGGCCCTTATTCCGTCGGAATGCTGGCTGAAGATTGCGCCGGTTTGTTGGATTATTTGGGGATCGAAAACCCGGTGGTGGTCTGCGGCCTTTCGATGGGCGGTTACGTGGCCTTTGAGTTTTTCCGCCGCTACCCGGAGCGGGTGGCCGGCCTGATTCTCGTTTCCACGAAAGCCACGGCGGACACGCCCGAAGGCAAGGCTGGTCGGGACGCGGCAGTAGAAAAGGCGACGAAAGAGGGAGTAACGGCCGTAGCCGCCGCTATGCTGCCCAAGCTCTTAGCCCCGCAAACCTACACTGAAGATGACGAAGTGGTGGAATTTGTCCAGGAAATGATGGAAGGTACTTCGCTAGAGGGCATGATCGGCGCGCTGCAAGCGATGAAAGAGCGTCCCGATTCCACGCCGACGCTGGCCCAAATAGACGTGCCCACTCTCATCATTCACGGCGCCGATGACCAGCTTATCCCGGTAGCCGAAGCCGAAGCGATGGCCGCCGCCATTGACGGGGCACAGCTTGTCGTCATACCCGACGCCGGCCACCTGCCCAACCTGGAGCAAATAGATGCCTTTAGCGATGCGGTGATTGATTTTATTGACTCACTGATGGATGACGACGCCGACGATGACGACCATGGTCACGACCACAGTTAG
- a CDS encoding ribose-phosphate pyrophosphokinase — MEEQTPLLDVQNVRFFSGRSNVPLAEKITGYLGVPLEEAFFSKFSNDNLYIQLGASVRGRIVYIVQSLTPPVSDHLLGLLMMCDIAKSAGASEVHAVIPYFSYARSDKKNAPRISITARLIADLLTTAGATHIMTMTLHSAQVHGFFSVPADPLTARTLFNDYLSGCQFDPEETVVVSPDMGRAESAARFAAGLHLPVATASKTRISDTKVEIGGLIRRQVRGFKHALVYDDEIATGGSVVGLSKMLVESGIERIRLICTHGLFLGNALERMAAIPQIEEIITTDTVYMAPEKRPSNMKVLSVAPIFGEAIYRNYTHQSINELFTFGEDPNYKEEI; from the coding sequence ATGGAAGAGCAGACCCCCTTGTTAGATGTACAAAACGTGCGCTTTTTTAGCGGCCGTTCCAACGTGCCCCTGGCCGAAAAAATCACCGGCTACCTGGGCGTGCCGTTGGAAGAAGCATTTTTTTCTAAGTTCAGCAACGATAACCTATACATTCAATTGGGCGCCAGCGTGCGTGGACGCATTGTCTACATTGTGCAGTCCCTCACACCGCCGGTCAGCGACCATTTGCTGGGGCTGCTGATGATGTGCGACATCGCCAAGAGCGCCGGTGCGTCTGAGGTGCACGCCGTCATCCCCTATTTTTCTTACGCCCGCTCGGATAAAAAGAACGCGCCGCGCATCTCCATCACCGCCCGGCTGATCGCCGATTTGCTGACGACGGCCGGCGCCACCCACATCATGACGATGACGCTGCATTCGGCCCAGGTACACGGCTTTTTCAGTGTCCCCGCCGACCCGTTAACTGCCCGCACGCTCTTTAACGATTATTTAAGCGGTTGCCAGTTTGACCCCGAAGAGACGGTGGTGGTTTCCCCAGATATGGGTCGGGCAGAATCGGCGGCGCGGTTTGCCGCCGGGCTGCATTTGCCGGTGGCCACGGCCAGCAAAACCCGCATTTCTGATACCAAAGTGGAGATTGGCGGGTTGATCCGGCGGCAGGTGCGCGGTTTCAAACACGCTCTGGTGTACGACGACGAAATCGCTACCGGCGGTTCAGTGGTGGGCCTGAGTAAGATGCTGGTGGAAAGCGGCATCGAGCGCATTCGCCTGATCTGTACGCATGGTTTGTTCCTGGGCAACGCCCTGGAGCGCATGGCGGCCATCCCGCAAATTGAAGAAATCATTACCACTGATACCGTGTACATGGCGCCGGAGAAACGGCCGTCCAACATGAAAGTGCTCAGCGTGGCTCCCATTTTTGGCGAGGCCATTTATCGCAATTACACCCACCAATCTATCAACGAGTTGTTTACGTTCGGCGAAGACCCGAACTATAAGGAGGAAATATGA
- a CDS encoding leucyl/phenylalanyl-tRNA--protein transferase, with protein sequence MRLPPELLLSAYSQGWFPMAHEDGELYWHEPDPRTILPLDSFHVSRSLQRTLKKGAYAVRRNTAFTAVIHACAAPTPGREDTWINSDIIAAYTLLHRLGYAHSVETWRNGRLVGGLYGVAVQGLFAGESMFSYETDASKVALVHLVQHLRAQGYRLLDVQYTTPHLQRFGAIEISAAAYRQRLAEALRVTAVF encoded by the coding sequence ATGCGGCTGCCACCGGAACTGCTGCTGTCTGCTTACAGCCAGGGGTGGTTCCCCATGGCCCACGAGGATGGCGAACTATATTGGCACGAGCCGGACCCGCGGACGATATTGCCATTGGACAGTTTTCACGTCTCGCGGTCTTTGCAGCGTACTTTAAAGAAGGGGGCGTATGCGGTTCGGCGGAACACGGCGTTTACGGCCGTCATCCATGCCTGCGCCGCCCCAACGCCAGGGCGTGAAGACACCTGGATCAACAGCGACATCATCGCCGCATACACGCTGCTGCACCGCCTGGGGTATGCGCACAGTGTGGAAACGTGGCGGAACGGCCGTCTGGTAGGCGGTTTATACGGCGTAGCCGTACAAGGTCTGTTTGCCGGCGAAAGCATGTTTTCCTATGAAACCGACGCCAGCAAGGTGGCCCTGGTTCACCTGGTACAGCATTTGCGGGCGCAGGGCTATCGCTTGTTGGACGTGCAGTACACGACGCCTCACCTACAGCGTTTCGGCGCGATAGAAATCTCCGCCGCCGCTTACCGCCAACGCCTGGCCGAAGCCCTGAGGGTGACGGCCGTTTTTTAG
- a CDS encoding dipeptidase, with translation MLSPLEYAQQHRADYAAELIDFLRIPSISTQPDQAANTVRAAEWVAAAMRTAVLENVAVIPTEGYPLVYADWLHAGSNAPTVLIYGHYDVQPADPLEEWHTPPFEPTTIGDYLYARGASDDKGQMYVHIKAVEAHLKANGRLPVNVKFIIEGEEESGGASLKSFIVQNRDLLQANVALVSDTGMINANTPSIVYGLRGMCYILMDITGPARDLHSGSFGGGIDNPLNVLGHLIAQLKDRDGRVLIPGFYDKVRPLSPAERALLAQLPLDESHWLAETGAPQAWGEPEYTLVERLGARPTLDVHGIIGGYTGPGGKTVLPSSVHCKLSMRLVPDQDPQEIAQLFRDYVESILPPTVQVTIHGRSGAPASITDLNIPAMKAAVTAFEASFGKTPVFMREGGSIPVVGQFQEFLGLETVLMGFGLPDDRIHAPDERFYLPNFYRGIETSIRFLTAYAGQER, from the coding sequence ATGTTAAGCCCATTGGAATATGCGCAGCAGCATCGGGCTGACTATGCTGCGGAACTGATAGATTTTTTGCGCATTCCCAGCATAAGCACCCAACCCGATCAGGCTGCGAACACCGTTAGAGCAGCGGAATGGGTAGCCGCCGCCATGCGCACGGCCGTCCTGGAAAATGTCGCCGTCATCCCCACCGAAGGCTACCCCCTGGTCTACGCCGATTGGCTGCACGCCGGGTCAAATGCGCCCACCGTGCTGATTTACGGTCATTATGACGTACAGCCGGCCGACCCGCTGGAAGAATGGCACACACCCCCCTTTGAACCCACCACCATTGGCGATTATCTCTACGCCCGCGGCGCGTCGGACGACAAAGGGCAGATGTATGTTCATATTAAAGCCGTAGAGGCGCATCTAAAGGCCAACGGCCGTCTGCCGGTTAACGTCAAATTCATCATCGAAGGCGAAGAAGAGAGCGGCGGCGCCAGCCTGAAATCCTTCATCGTCCAAAACCGAGACCTGCTGCAAGCCAACGTGGCGCTGGTGTCGGACACCGGCATGATCAACGCCAATACGCCGAGCATTGTCTACGGCTTACGCGGCATGTGTTATATCTTGATGGACATCACCGGCCCTGCCCGCGACCTGCATTCTGGCAGTTTTGGCGGTGGCATAGACAACCCGCTCAACGTCCTGGGCCACCTCATCGCCCAACTGAAAGACCGAGACGGCCGTGTCCTCATCCCCGGTTTCTACGACAAAGTACGCCCCCTTAGCCCGGCGGAACGCGCCTTGTTGGCCCAACTACCCCTGGACGAGTCCCATTGGCTGGCGGAAACCGGCGCGCCGCAAGCCTGGGGTGAGCCGGAATACACCCTGGTCGAGCGCCTGGGGGCGCGGCCCACGCTGGACGTGCATGGCATCATCGGCGGCTACACCGGCCCTGGCGGCAAAACGGTCTTGCCGTCTTCGGTTCATTGCAAACTGTCCATGCGCCTGGTTCCTGACCAGGACCCGCAAGAAATCGCCCAATTGTTCAGAGATTATGTCGAGTCTATCCTTCCCCCGACGGTTCAAGTGACCATTCACGGCCGCAGCGGCGCGCCGGCCTCCATCACCGACCTGAACATACCGGCCATGAAAGCGGCCGTTACCGCTTTTGAAGCCAGCTTCGGCAAAACACCGGTCTTCATGCGCGAGGGAGGATCAATTCCGGTGGTGGGACAGTTTCAGGAGTTTTTGGGGTTAGAGACGGTGCTGATGGGTTTTGGCCTGCCAGATGACCGCATCCATGCTCCTGACGAACGCTTTTACTTGCCCAACTTCTATCGCGGCATCGAAACCAGCATTCGCTTTTTAACGGCATACGCCGGGCAGGAACGTTAA
- the scpB gene encoding SMC-Scp complex subunit ScpB, with product MTTELQTQKVELGHAALLESILFVASGPVAASRLAKILEISAGAVESLLHDLEATYAGRGLRLQWTGSAVQLTTAPEASDVVERFLGLEVTTRISPAALEVLAMVAYMQPITRPQIDQIRGVNSDGALRTLLSKGLVEENGRLDTPGRPILYGTTPQFLQHFGLGSLRELPALEEEAAIGD from the coding sequence ATGACGACAGAATTACAGACACAGAAAGTAGAATTAGGCCACGCCGCGCTGTTGGAAAGCATCTTGTTTGTTGCCAGTGGACCGGTGGCTGCTTCGCGGTTGGCAAAAATCTTGGAGATTTCGGCCGGGGCGGTGGAGAGTTTGCTGCACGATCTGGAGGCGACCTACGCCGGACGGGGTTTGCGGCTGCAATGGACGGGCAGCGCCGTGCAGTTGACCACAGCGCCGGAGGCCAGCGACGTGGTGGAACGATTTTTGGGTTTGGAAGTGACCACGCGCATCAGCCCGGCCGCTTTGGAGGTGTTGGCGATGGTGGCCTATATGCAGCCCATCACCCGGCCGCAAATTGACCAGATTCGCGGCGTTAACTCAGACGGGGCGCTGCGGACGCTGTTGAGCAAGGGATTAGTGGAAGAAAACGGCCGTCTCGATACCCCCGGCCGCCCCATTTTATATGGCACAACACCGCAGTTTTTGCAGCATTTTGGCCTGGGCAGCCTGCGCGAACTGCCAGCGCTGGAAGAAGAAGCGGCGATTGGCGATTGA
- a CDS encoding helix-turn-helix transcriptional regulator, producing MSKNLWELRKQRNLTVKQLAAKSGVLAKNIYAYEAGEQVKIADLDKLARALFVDRAEIKFQSDPIPKNKPEPPAPKPPKPVQQPKPPQADQARAEEKPSTPKKAKKEQKTLPATDGQIAHLLGLGQNLGLDETAVTEQIGKPLNELTFHEARSWLGVYDREMKTKKASQGVRPPDTRRWRALTPEGVDEYEARYLQTRQEAGDAVAFTLLDETTFTGRIIGFSPFNITIQQADGVETTINKLALAYYQVAPAAAEEAA from the coding sequence ATGAGCAAAAATCTTTGGGAACTAAGAAAACAACGTAACCTGACGGTTAAGCAGTTGGCGGCCAAAAGCGGCGTATTGGCTAAGAATATTTACGCTTATGAGGCTGGTGAGCAAGTCAAAATAGCCGATCTGGATAAATTAGCCAGGGCGCTGTTTGTTGACAGGGCCGAGATTAAATTCCAGTCTGACCCGATACCCAAAAATAAACCGGAACCGCCCGCCCCCAAGCCACCCAAACCAGTGCAACAGCCAAAACCGCCACAGGCAGATCAAGCCAGGGCAGAAGAAAAACCGTCCACTCCCAAGAAGGCAAAAAAGGAGCAGAAGACGCTTCCGGCAACCGACGGGCAGATCGCCCATTTACTCGGCCTGGGGCAGAATCTGGGGCTGGATGAAACGGCCGTCACCGAACAAATTGGCAAACCGCTCAACGAGTTAACCTTTCACGAAGCCCGCAGTTGGCTTGGCGTTTACGACCGGGAAATGAAAACGAAAAAAGCCAGCCAGGGCGTTCGCCCGCCGGATACCCGGCGCTGGCGGGCGCTAACGCCGGAAGGGGTGGATGAATATGAGGCCCGTTACCTGCAAACGCGCCAGGAAGCCGGCGACGCAGTTGCCTTTACCCTGCTAGACGAGACCACATTTACCGGCCGCATCATTGGCTTTAGTCCGTTCAACATCACCATTCAGCAGGCCGACGGCGTGGAAACAACCATTAACAAGCTGGCTCTGGCTTATTATCAGGTGGCTCCGGCCGCCGCCGAGGAGGCCGCATGA
- a CDS encoding DUF1269 domain-containing protein — MSDLIVLAFDNPTGAFQLRDRLIKLQKQHIITLEDAAVVVRQEDGKVKVKQVTSLAGAGALGGAFWGMLIGLLFWMPWLGLAIGAVTGALAGKFSDIGVDDAFIKEVGGAIEPGHSALFLLVRDATADRLMEQITEFDAKVLQTSLSLENEGKLRDLFSAEDVDDETEYFGGPQHE; from the coding sequence ATGAGCGATTTAATTGTTTTGGCTTTCGACAATCCCACCGGCGCTTTTCAACTGCGTGACAGGCTGATTAAGCTGCAAAAGCAGCACATCATCACATTGGAAGATGCGGCCGTTGTTGTGCGCCAAGAAGATGGCAAAGTCAAAGTAAAACAGGTAACCAGTCTGGCAGGCGCTGGCGCGTTGGGCGGCGCTTTTTGGGGCATGTTGATTGGCCTGTTGTTTTGGATGCCCTGGTTGGGGCTGGCTATTGGCGCTGTCACCGGCGCGTTGGCCGGTAAATTCTCCGATATTGGCGTAGATGACGCTTTTATCAAGGAAGTCGGCGGGGCGATTGAGCCGGGACACTCAGCGCTGTTTCTGTTGGTCCGCGACGCTACAGCCGACAGGTTGATGGAGCAAATCACCGAATTCGACGCCAAAGTGCTGCAAACCTCGTTGTCGCTGGAAAATGAGGGCAAATTGCGTGACCTGTTTAGCGCCGAAGACGTGGACGATGAAACGGAATACTTCGGGGGGCCGCAGCATGAGTAA
- a CDS encoding CocE/NonD family hydrolase yields MSIAGLGVVGAGAALAYFLRKNIFERALDLPPAHYKFSVSRNVRIAAADGVHLASDVYVPESQRPLPTVLLRTPYGRSGSMGGIMVFISGRFAERGYNVVCQDVRGRFDSEGEFEPFVYEKDDGLATLRWITAQPWSDGAVGMWGPSYLGYTQWAAAAADGDVVKALVPLITQSNMVDVADNGAALDTILRWVFITEVMTDDALPLLVRARQALQPDIQNRSLAAGFDHLPICTADEVILRKEVPFFRTWVQHFGKESDPYFARVDLRREVPHVKAPVHLMGGWYDIFLPGLLEDYALLQKTGKRPYLTIGPYHHFSFGKQLQTLSDTIAWFDAHLKGKPEALRPKPVQLYLMGADEWRSFDQWPPPHHPVYYYLQGQGTEDGRLTRQPPPANNRPDQYRYDPADPTPNIGGPLLSGDAGPVDNRSLEARPDVLTFTSPPLNAALDVIGPVRLRLYVRSSTPYTDFFGRLCDVHEDGRSLNICDGLLRLEPGKGERQSDGSLCLEISLSATAHRFLAGHRLRLQVSSGAHPRISRNLGTGEPVLTSTRMVPADQTIYHDPTHPSALILPFT; encoded by the coding sequence ATGAGTATCGCTGGATTGGGTGTGGTGGGGGCTGGCGCGGCGTTGGCCTATTTCCTGCGCAAAAATATCTTCGAGCGCGCCCTGGATTTACCACCGGCCCATTACAAATTCAGCGTCAGCCGCAATGTTCGCATTGCCGCCGCCGATGGCGTTCACCTGGCAAGTGACGTTTACGTGCCTGAATCGCAACGGCCGTTACCCACCGTCCTTCTGCGCACCCCTTACGGCCGTTCCGGGTCTATGGGTGGCATCATGGTCTTCATCTCCGGCCGCTTCGCCGAACGGGGCTACAACGTGGTCTGCCAGGACGTGCGCGGCCGGTTCGACTCCGAGGGCGAATTTGAACCCTTCGTCTACGAAAAAGATGACGGCCTGGCTACCCTGCGCTGGATCACCGCGCAGCCCTGGTCCGATGGCGCAGTGGGCATGTGGGGACCCAGTTACCTGGGTTACACCCAGTGGGCGGCCGCCGCCGCCGATGGCGATGTTGTCAAAGCCCTGGTTCCCCTCATCACCCAATCCAACATGGTAGACGTGGCCGACAACGGCGCGGCGTTGGACACCATCCTGCGGTGGGTCTTCATCACCGAAGTCATGACCGACGACGCCCTCCCCCTGCTGGTGCGCGCCCGCCAGGCTTTACAACCCGACATCCAAAACCGCTCTCTGGCAGCCGGTTTTGATCACCTGCCCATATGCACCGCCGACGAAGTGATTCTGCGGAAAGAAGTGCCTTTTTTTCGTACCTGGGTGCAGCATTTTGGCAAAGAGAGCGACCCCTATTTTGCTCGTGTGGACCTGCGCCGCGAAGTACCCCATGTCAAAGCGCCGGTCCATTTGATGGGCGGCTGGTATGACATTTTCCTGCCTGGCCTGTTGGAAGATTATGCGCTGCTGCAAAAGACCGGGAAACGGCCGTATCTCACCATCGGCCCCTATCATCATTTCAGCTTTGGCAAGCAGCTGCAAACCCTCAGCGATACCATCGCCTGGTTCGACGCCCACCTGAAGGGCAAACCAGAAGCGCTGCGCCCCAAGCCGGTACAGCTTTATCTGATGGGGGCCGATGAATGGCGCAGTTTTGACCAATGGCCGCCGCCGCACCACCCAGTTTACTATTATTTGCAAGGCCAGGGAACAGAAGACGGCCGTCTCACGCGCCAACCCCCACCGGCCAACAACCGCCCAGACCAATACCGCTACGACCCCGCCGATCCGACGCCCAACATTGGTGGGCCGCTGCTTTCCGGCGACGCCGGCCCGGTGGATAACCGCTCGCTGGAAGCGCGTCCCGACGTACTCACCTTCACGTCGCCGCCGCTCAACGCTGCTCTGGACGTGATCGGCCCGGTGCGCTTGCGGCTGTACGTCCGGTCCAGCACGCCGTATACCGACTTTTTTGGCCGGTTGTGCGACGTGCATGAAGACGGCCGTTCCCTGAACATTTGCGACGGTTTGCTGCGCCTGGAACCAGGCAAAGGGGAGCGCCAGTCAGATGGCAGCCTGTGCCTGGAGATCAGCCTCAGCGCCACCGCCCACCGCTTCCTGGCCGGCCACCGCCTGCGCCTGCAAGTTTCCAGCGGCGCCCACCCGCGCATCAGCCGCAACCTGGGAACCGGCGAACCGGTTCTAACCAGCACGCGCATGGTCCCCGCCGACCAGACCATTTACCACGACCCCACTCATCCCTCCGCGCTCATCCTGCCATTTACGTAA
- the secF gene encoding protein translocase subunit SecF, whose translation MFETFVQKRRYFYLFSGVIIGLGLLAMLYSVVSTGKIFPLGVDFLGGSRFEIQFATTVTEEQVREVFTGAGISNPSITALRGQDLSNAWQIRTEFVDAEQAHDLETVLTSLAPLVAGTFSVTTVSPAVGQEVTRAALIAVVVSGVVILFYIMFAFRQVPNSFRFGVCAVAAMFHDLFVIFGFAAIMGMISGWEVDALFLTGVLTVAGFSLQDTIVVFDRIRENSLRRRSNSFEALVNRSVKETIKRSMITQLSAMFVLVSILLFGGASIKPFIAVLFVGLLSGTYSSIFTAVPLLVSWEMGEIPLVSGGSAQG comes from the coding sequence ATGTTTGAAACGTTTGTACAAAAACGGCGTTATTTTTATCTGTTTTCGGGGGTCATCATTGGCCTGGGCCTTTTGGCGATGCTTTACTCTGTGGTTAGTACGGGCAAAATTTTCCCATTGGGCGTCGATTTTCTGGGTGGGTCGCGGTTCGAAATTCAGTTTGCCACGACTGTTACCGAAGAACAGGTGCGCGAGGTGTTTACCGGGGCGGGCATCAGCAACCCGTCCATCACCGCTTTGCGCGGACAGGATTTGAGCAATGCGTGGCAAATCCGCACCGAGTTTGTGGACGCTGAACAGGCCCACGACCTGGAAACGGTGCTGACCAGTCTGGCCCCGTTGGTGGCCGGTACTTTTTCGGTGACCACCGTCAGCCCGGCGGTGGGGCAGGAGGTGACGCGGGCGGCGTTGATAGCTGTTGTTGTTTCTGGCGTGGTGATTTTGTTTTATATCATGTTCGCTTTCCGGCAGGTTCCCAATTCCTTTCGGTTTGGGGTGTGTGCGGTGGCGGCCATGTTCCACGATTTGTTTGTCATCTTTGGCTTTGCGGCCATCATGGGCATGATTTCTGGCTGGGAAGTGGATGCTTTGTTTTTGACAGGGGTGCTGACGGTGGCCGGTTTTTCGCTGCAAGACACCATCGTCGTGTTCGACCGGATTCGGGAGAACAGTTTGCGGCGGCGCAGCAATTCGTTTGAGGCGCTGGTCAACCGGTCGGTGAAGGAAACGATCAAGCGCTCCATGATTACGCAGTTGAGCGCGATGTTTGTGTTGGTTTCAATTTTGTTGTTTGGTGGGGCTTCGATTAAGCCGTTTATCGCTGTCTTGTTTGTGGGACTGTTGAGTGGGACGTACAGTTCCATTTTTACGGCCGTGCCGCTGTTGGTCTCGTGGGAAATGGGCGAGATTCCATTGGTCTCGGGCGGCAGCGCCCAAGGATGA